In Desulfosporosinus youngiae DSM 17734, the genomic stretch TTAGTTGCACACATAGAGGCACTGCCAGATTTACTTTTAAAATCCATTGGAGGTTTGTCTGAAGAACAATTGAACTGTTCATATAGACCAGCGGGATGGACAATTAGACAAGTGGTTCATCATATTGCTGATAGCCATATGAACGGGTACGTTAGGTTTAAATTGGCGCTTACAGAAGATTGTCCCACAATCAAACCATACGACGAGGCCCAATGGGCCGAACTAGAGGATGCTGTGAATATGCCGGTCGATGTTTCTCTAAGACTTGTCGAATCGTTACACAAAAGATGGGTTCGATTAATAAGATCATTGTCCAGTACGCAACTAGACTCTGAATTTCGTCACCCTGATATCGGAAACGTCAGTCTCAAAAAGGCTACTAGTCTTTACGCTTGGCACGGTAATCATCATCTAGGACACATAAACACCTTCAAAAAGAAGATCGGGCTAGAAATATAGAGTGGGCACAACACATAACAGCTATCGGAAAAGGTGTTTGTGGTCAATTGATAGAGGGGGTTAATACGTGAAAGTAGATTATGTAAAATACCATGCGTTGGGTAACGACTATATAGTTATCGATCCCAATAGAACCAGGCTTAATTTAACTAAGGAGAATATTGAACTGATTTGTCATCGGAATTTTGGAATAGGATCAGACGGGATTTTATATGGACCAATCCTTGATAGCGGTAGCATGAAGCTAAGGATTCTAAATCCTGACGGTAGTGAAGCCGAGAAAAGTGGAAACGGAATCCGTATCTTTTCAAGGTATCTTTTTGATCAGGGCTATATCAACACGAACAGGTTCACTTTGGACACCTTGGGTGGGAAGGTACTTGTTACTATACTAGATGGAAAAGGTGAATTAATAAGAGTAGACATGGGGGCCGTAACCTTTTTGAGTGAATCCATCCCAGTGGCAGGACTTTCCCGCGAGGTTGTGGATGAAGTCTTAGAATTGGATAAAGGTTCGTTTAGGATTACGTGTCTATCGATAGGTAATCCACATTGCGTGTTTCCCATGGATATGATTTCAGAGGGGCTAGCCAAAGAATTAGGACCTGTTATTGAAACCCATCCGATGTTCCCCAATCGGATAAATATTCAATTTCTAAAGATCCTTGACAGAAAGAATATTAGAATTGAGATTTGGGAACGGGGAGCTGGTTATACTTTGGCATCTGGCAGTAGTAGCTGTGCGGCAGCAAGCGCTGCATTTAAGTTAGGTTTAGTTGATCACCAGGTGAAGGTGCACATGCCTGGTGGAGTCATTGACATAGACATTAATCCTGACGGACATGTTCACATGACCGGTTCGGTTTCTAGTGTCACAAGTGGTACATTTTCAGACGAAATGTGGCAGCGTTTGGGGTAAAGCTGTTACGCCATATATACAGAGGGTTTCGCGACATCGGAGATAATATGAATGTAGTAACCCGACGTCGCAAACCCTCGGGACGTTATCTGCAATCCTAGCATTTTTATGGAGGACAATTTATGATAGAGATGTTTTACCAAGGAGGATTTTTTAAAGATAAGTGGGATGTAGTAAATTTTTATGATGATTCAGTAGGTATGCTAAAACTTGAGAAGGATGCCATGCGTTGTATGTACCATATAAGGTTGTTATAGGAATCAAAAATCTTTCCTGATTTCCATTTGACAAGGACAAATTATTTTAATGCAACCCTAATGAATCAGAAACTAAGAATATCAATGTACGCTATGTATACTCCGCTTAATAAGAATATCTAAAATGTGAGCTTGATTGGACGTGGGTGTTAGCTAACGCTACCCCTCCTTTTAGATGTGCCAAAACAATGTAATGACTGGCATTAAATTATGTAGCATACTAAATTAAGGTAATTGCTGGGAATAAACTAATTACAAGGAGAAGTAATATGATAAAAAATTGGGCTAAGCTCATCATTATTTTATTAATTATTACCAATCTAATATTTATTTCTACAACCGTTTTTTATAAAAGAATAATTGACAATCAAGTATTCAAAGTATATACATTCGAAGGAGAAAGTAATGATATTCGATTAAGTAATGGTATTATTATTATCTCTTCTGGTAAACAGATTGTTAACGGTGGTCAAATACAGTATGTAGGCAACAAATTAGGAAATATAAAGTCTTATTCCAAGACTATTTATCTGGATAAACAAGGGAGTCAGCAACCTGTCTTATCTAACACTGTATTGAATTATAATAGCATCACGGGGATGACGTTTCCTGATGAGTTATCACTAAATAGAGCTATTGGAGAAATAAGTAGCGAGGAACTGTTTAGTGATAAAGACATTAATGCTTTTAAAGACAACCTTTATTTTTCTCTTACCTACACACAAGATGACGGTAACCCTAAAAATTTTATAGTTAAACTTAGTGTAAAAAAAATCCTATGAATTGAATGATATTGTTCGCTTTTCGAACTGTACTGGTAATTAACGGAATATTATAATTATTCTTAAATTTGTTACAGTGCTTCCCACTTACTGAACCTCCCATTATCTATATACCCGTTAATCTAATAATCGGGAGTTCAATAGTAATCATGATAAAAATAATCTTAAAGGTGGATAAGTTATGAACAAACTAAAGCTGCCGACAAGTAGTAGTGATTTACAAAATGCACTAGAACACGTATTGGATTATGTAATATCAACAGACCATCTAACTATTGAGGCTTATGTAGAAAAACTACTTGAACAAAACAAAGGTATTAGTTGTGATGAATTAGCAAAAAAAATATTGCATAGAAAATCTATAAAGAATGGATTTATAGGTGCAGCTACGGGTCTTGGCGGATTAATTACTTTGCCCGTTACTATTCCGGCTGATTTAATTTGTTCATGGAGAATTCAGGCATCGATGGCTTTTTCTATTTCGTATGTATATGGGCATACAAAGGATACTACTGATTTAAAAACGGATTTATATTTGATTCTTGCTGGAGATTCTGCTAAGGAAGCCTTGAAAAAAATCGGTATTGAGGCCTCAAAGGCTATAACTAAAAAGGCAGTGGAAAAATATATAACTAAAGATATTATGCTGAAAATATGGAGTGTGGTAGGAAGAAAAGTTATTACTAAAGCAGGTGAAAAGTCTTTGACTAGTTTTATGAAAATGGTACCTTTAGTTGGTGCACCGGTTGGTTTTTCATTTGATTGGGCTGCAACACAAGCTGTAGGAAAATTTGCAATAAAATATTATAAGGGATAATTTGTACATTATTTGAAATTCTCATTATCCTTAGCAAATTATCCGGAGTTAGGCGTAAAAAAGCTCAAGCCCAAATTAGAGCCTGAGTATATAAATACACATATCTAGGGGAACCGATTCTTGCCTAACTTTGGATAATTACGATAGCACGAAACCGCCGGGAAAAGCACATCAGTATGGGGATTGAATAGTATTCTCCTGTCTAGTTTTGAGAACTGTTACGGAATCAGCGTTAAGACGCAATAACTACTATGAAAAATCAACATCAAATATGGCAACATAGACATAGTTCCCCCCTCCCCATAACAGGGCACTTTTAAGAGTTTGTAATTTTTATGGCGGCAGGAGGAGATTTACCAAAGTCCATAAATCGCTTTAGTTTGTCCGATCCACAGTGGGGACATTTGGACAAATCCAGTCCTGTGAGTTTTTGGATAAGCTGAAGATTGGAAGCCTCTTCTTTAATTAGAACTGGCGTATTAGTAAGCTGTTTGCAAATTTTCAGTTTGGTAGTCCTGTTACGATTGCCAAGCAAGCCATAATGTCTAATCTTCATAAAACGGCTTGGCAAAATATGAATAAGAAATCTGCGGATGAACTCATCAGCAGAAACAGTCATTAGCTTATGCTTGCTGCTATCTTTGTAATCCCGCCATTTGAAGGCAATGTTACCGTTTTCCATACTGACGATACGCTTGTTGGATATAGCCACTCTGTGAGTATATCGACCCAAATATTCGACAACACAAGAAGCATTTTTAAAAGGAGGTTTACAGTAAACAATCCACTCTTTGCTATAGAGAGGGGAGAGTAACTTTTCAAATTCATGATCGTTGGAAAGATACGATTGACTACCGTGGAATTCAAGCTTATTTTGGCAGTATAGTTGTTTAAGGTAATACAGGAATTTGCCTCTGAATTTTCGAGACAGAACCTTAACAGGGATGAAAAATTTCTTTCTGCTATTAACCCATTTACCAATTGAGGATAATCCACCACCTGGTACAATGCAGTGAATATGCGGGTGGTGCATAAGATTTTGCCCCCACGTATGGAGGACAGAGGTGAAACCAATCTTTGCACCGAGATATTTCTTGTAAGAGGCTAATTCTGCAAGAGTTTCGGCAACCGTCTTAAACAACAGTGTATAAACTGCTTTCTGATTTTGATAGGCCATCAAATTTAGAGTATCTGGAATAGTGAAGACTACATGGAAGTACCCAACGTCAAGCAAATTGCTCTTCTGGTTTTCAATCCAACGTTCTTTCGCAAGAGTTTGACATTTAGGGCAGTGTCTATTACGACAAGAATTGTAAGAAATTCGAGTATGCCCACAACTATCACAAACGTCCATATGACCGCCTAACTGTGACGATCGACATTTTTGAATGGCAGACATCGCTTTATGCTGCACCAGAGTGAGCTTATGGTTGTTTCGATAGTCAGTGCCGTAGTTTAGGAAGATATCTTGAACTTCAACCATTAGGCTTTTCCAATTCAACGAGCAGATCAAGAGGGCTTGTTACATTTAGAGATTCAATCTTAAGTAAATGCAAATAGAAGCATGTAGTGCTGATATCTGAGTGCCCAAGTAGCTGCTTAATGTGGAAGATACTTATGCCTGATTCAAGTAAGTGGGTGGCAAAACTGTGCCGCAGGCTATGGACAGTCACGTTTTTGGTGATTTTTGATTTGTTGATATATTTATGAAAAACATTTTGTACAGCTTTGGAAGTCATGTGTGTGCCAGTCTTGTTCCTGCTGTAAAAAAGCCATTCTTTCGGGCGATATGCCTTCCAGTAATCTCTAAGAATTTCAAGATTAGCTTGTGAAAGTAGAGCATATCTATCTTTGCTGCCTTTAGCATTACGAATGAAAAGCTGCATTTTTTGACTATGAATATCTGAGACTTTAAGGGAAGCCACTTCACTAAGGCGAAGTCCTGCACCATAGATGGTCATTAGAATACATTTATCTCTCAAATTATCACAAGCCTTGAAAAGGGTTTGAATTTCCTGTTGAGTAAGGATATCAGGGAATTTGCGTTGTTTACGGTGACGAGGGATTTGCTTGATGTTTAAATTAATATCCAACGTTACGCCATACAAAAAGCGGAGACCGCTATTATAGGAATTTACCGATCCAGAAGCGAGACCTTTTTCTGTAGTGAGATAGTGGAGGAACTTTCTAATGTCCTGCTCACCTAACTCAGTAGCAGGTCTATCAAAGTACTCCTGAAAGATTTTAGCTTTGGTATAATACTCATCTTGGGTATTCTTGCTTAACCCCCTGAGTTCTACATCGAATTTCAGCTTTTCCAGAACTTCTTCTTTGGTCATAATAGAACATCTCCTTTAATCTAAATTAGCTCTAATTGTAAAGGAGAGTAATAAAAAAGGAACTGATTATTATATCAGTTCAGCAACAGGCATCTTAAAATTACGGAGACCACCGCGAAGCGGTTTAGTGCTATCCATATTAGTAAAAGAGAAAATATGTTTTACTAACCGGGAAGGAAACAGTGCGTGGCTCAATATGGTATCAAAGAGTCAAGTATCATCAAAAACTGCAGGTTGAACTTCGCGATCTTAAATACTTTGACGCCCGAGTCAGACAAGCCAGTTTTTTCAACACTACCCCTTTCCCATACCTTGCAATCCCCGTCAAAAAAGCTATAATTAGGAATAGGTGGAAATTAAAAAGTCGCCGTGACCTGAAAGTGTTGGCGCACTTCCAGGCACGCGCAGGTGAAACGGCACCTACACGTAACAGACTGTCCACGACGACATTTTTATTATACAATGCTGCCCATTTAAGCACAAGCGAGGTACCCGTGCTATGGGTGAAGCGAGTATAACGGAACGTCGGCGGGGATTAGACTGTGCGGCTTCACGCAGCAGGAGATTAAGCCTATTCCTGACCCGGGCAGCGGAAAGGAACGTTGTGATGGGGCTCAGGTGTTTAGGATTCAGCAAATTACGAAGCATAGCGCATGTGTAGGGTAAATAAAACCTCGCATGCGCTTTTTAATTTCCCCTATAAAAGCAGAGGTTAGGACCGGGTCATGACCCGGAGCCTTGCCGCTGCTTGAAATAGGGGGTATAGAATAAGATGTTGGACTATAAAAAGATGTATTTTCAGCTGGCGGCTAAAGTTACGGATGCCATGGATATTCTTTTAAAAGCACTGCAGGAGGGAGAATCTGAATTCATGAATGAAGAGCCGTTTCCTGGGTTCAAAGTCATTACCATTAAAGATGAAAACCGTGATCCTGAATAGGGAAAGAGGATTCCCCTTGTGAGAGGTTA encodes the following:
- a CDS encoding YfiT family bacillithiol transferase, with translation MDELKYPIGQFNFSEEVSDVQIPGLVAHIEALPDLLLKSIGGLSEEQLNCSYRPAGWTIRQVVHHIADSHMNGYVRFKLALTEDCPTIKPYDEAQWAELEDAVNMPVDVSLRLVESLHKRWVRLIRSLSSTQLDSEFRHPDIGNVSLKKATSLYAWHGNHHLGHINTFKKKIGLEI
- the dapF gene encoding diaminopimelate epimerase; translation: MKVDYVKYHALGNDYIVIDPNRTRLNLTKENIELICHRNFGIGSDGILYGPILDSGSMKLRILNPDGSEAEKSGNGIRIFSRYLFDQGYINTNRFTLDTLGGKVLVTILDGKGELIRVDMGAVTFLSESIPVAGLSREVVDEVLELDKGSFRITCLSIGNPHCVFPMDMISEGLAKELGPVIETHPMFPNRINIQFLKILDRKNIRIEIWERGAGYTLASGSSSCAAASAAFKLGLVDHQVKVHMPGGVIDIDINPDGHVHMTGSVSSVTSGTFSDEMWQRLG
- a CDS encoding EcsC family protein, which codes for MNKLKLPTSSSDLQNALEHVLDYVISTDHLTIEAYVEKLLEQNKGISCDELAKKILHRKSIKNGFIGAATGLGGLITLPVTIPADLICSWRIQASMAFSISYVYGHTKDTTDLKTDLYLILAGDSAKEALKKIGIEASKAITKKAVEKYITKDIMLKIWSVVGRKVITKAGEKSLTSFMKMVPLVGAPVGFSFDWAATQAVGKFAIKYYKG
- a CDS encoding IS91 family transposase; its protein translation is MVEVQDIFLNYGTDYRNNHKLTLVQHKAMSAIQKCRSSQLGGHMDVCDSCGHTRISYNSCRNRHCPKCQTLAKERWIENQKSNLLDVGYFHVVFTIPDTLNLMAYQNQKAVYTLLFKTVAETLAELASYKKYLGAKIGFTSVLHTWGQNLMHHPHIHCIVPGGGLSSIGKWVNSRKKFFIPVKVLSRKFRGKFLYYLKQLYCQNKLEFHGSQSYLSNDHEFEKLLSPLYSKEWIVYCKPPFKNASCVVEYLGRYTHRVAISNKRIVSMENGNIAFKWRDYKDSSKHKLMTVSADEFIRRFLIHILPSRFMKIRHYGLLGNRNRTTKLKICKQLTNTPVLIKEEASNLQLIQKLTGLDLSKCPHCGSDKLKRFMDFGKSPPAAIKITNS
- a CDS encoding tyrosine-type recombinase/integrase, coding for MTKEEVLEKLKFDVELRGLSKNTQDEYYTKAKIFQEYFDRPATELGEQDIRKFLHYLTTEKGLASGSVNSYNSGLRFLYGVTLDINLNIKQIPRHRKQRKFPDILTQQEIQTLFKACDNLRDKCILMTIYGAGLRLSEVASLKVSDIHSQKMQLFIRNAKGSKDRYALLSQANLEILRDYWKAYRPKEWLFYSRNKTGTHMTSKAVQNVFHKYINKSKITKNVTVHSLRHSFATHLLESGISIFHIKQLLGHSDISTTCFYLHLLKIESLNVTSPLDLLVELEKPNG